The window GGCTGAAATCTAAAAGGAAATAATTACAAACACTCGCCCACCGATGTTTAAGACAGAGGTCAAATATCAAAGTATCTCAGTCAAATCCATCTGTCTTTGTCCTACCCTGGTAAGAATCTGCATGACCTCTGTCTTCTTGGCCTTGGAATCCCCAAAGTGTTGGAGGTTGAAGGCACAGACTCTGAAGTCTGATCCTCCTTTAGCCTCCCTCACACTCATGAGGAAGGGGAGTAGGAGGAGGAAAGACGACCTCATGGCACAGAGCTGCAAGAAACAGTAACCTCTGGgggtgaaaacagaaacatccagTGTCAACACAAGaactgcaggagcagcagtaaCTGTAAATACAATGTGGACTGCACGTATTACATAAATGTAAACAAGAGCTCGTGTTCCATCAGATAAGCCATGTGAGACAAAAATACAAGTCAGCTCAGGAGAATTACAGGCCTGACCCCCAGACCTGTCACTCAATACACActccattcacacaccaatATTCATTCTAGGTGTGCACCAATACCAAGTACCCggtatcggcaagtactcagatTGAAGTATCGGTATCGTATCGAtttgaaaaaaagtggtatCGTTGCATCCCAAATTCATTCCATTCTTCATTCAGCTTTTCAGAACACCTATAAATACTTTTGATTTCCCTGTTCTGAGACCATGAACTTTCCCTAATAGCTCTTTATGCAGGTGTCTGCGTGAGTTTTCTAGCTTCTGGGTTTGTTTCCACATTGCACAGCTGCCACACAAGCAAATCCTCATGCATTCCTGCTCAGTCCACAGACTTTTCAGTGAGAGACCCTGGAAAAGTTTAAACTGAAAGAGTAAAAACTCAACAGCAAGGTGTACTGGGTCAAATTCTTACATCCAGGGTGAGCATGACACTGTTATCTGACAGATCAACACTCTTTGTGGCCGAAGGCGGCAATAGTGACCTGTGACCTAACAGTAAAATCAACTTAGCTTGTGATTGTGATAGCTTTTAAACTATCTAGCAAGTCTGATGTCTAGGTGTTGCAACAAGGAAACAGATCACCCAATCGACCAATAGTGTAAGCCTCACCTCTGTTTAACCACTAACTAACCACTGTTTACTGAGGGgtcagtcctctctgtctcagtggcTGAGCATAATAACCTGATGAAGTCAGAAAAAACCTCTTTTGACCtgctttaaatgtcattttcatggttatgttttaatctttaatcttcTGGTAAACGCAGCTGTCATAAAAAAGGCCACTCACTGCTACTGTCATAAAAAAGGCCACTCACTGCTATCACTTCCTCTATTAGcccaccacacagacacactcaaacatacaaGAGAGTCATTGATACCACACACAGTCGCGCATAAAATCTCTACCACTCATCAGCGTGAACATGTGGACCTGTGGCAGATCGAGGGTCAGGAGAGGCTTCAAATGCTGTTCACATTCAGTGTCAGGGGTAATACAAACATGACGTCACTCAGGGGCTGTGGGTTTTACAGCTGCTATTCACACTTCTGTTTTCCAGCGGCACACATGACAGGTTTACTTAactatacacagtatatatctATTTACAACATAACCATAATAATTACTGTTACCATGCtctctgtatatgtatatatgtatatgtattgtCCCTTTCAAGTGGAGGATTTCTGCTACAAACCTGTTGAAATGTGTGTTATGTCAGTATGATAGATACTCcgccatacacacacacactacactacatatatatactacatatacacatacactaaCATATACACATCTCAGGTTACAAGTCACATTCCCCAGTAAGAGTTGAGTCCTTGAGCTGCTCTTAAAAGAATAAAGGTaagtcaaactgcagcagcgACAACTTACCCGCTTCTTCTTGGATTTGGAACGTCTGTTTGTTTCTTACTCCTCCTCTTGTGTGAAACTTGAAGCTGGCCTGGCCATGTGTTTCCTGTGGGAGGGACTTCTATGTCTATGAGAGGTCTGACTGCAAGCTACAGTAGACACTGTGCAGACAAGAGAGTTTCCTCAGTTAATACTTCAAAATATCAGCTTTCACTTCAATGGCTTTGCatattaaattattacatttattggcatgtcaaacaaaatgaacCTTCAAGGCTGCACTGATGTTGTATTCAAGTTAAGTTTGCACTTCTCTCCACCTACTGTACAGCTTTGAAAAAGGAGCGTGAAGACAAAGCAGGAGGAGGTAGAATTTTTAGATTGGGTGGGGTTGTTTGGAGGAAACAGGATGGTGTCTCTAAACATAATCTCTTGATTATGTGATATGCTTCCTTTTATTGCAGGAGGAACTGATTCAGACAAAGTTCATGCTCAGTCTTTTATTACAAAAAGGTGTGTAGCAGTAATGTCGATTAATGTAGCAAATGAAGCCTGCTGAAATGgagtagaaaaaaaacttcaaatatttCAATTACCATTGTTtgacatctgttttgttttctctaatTCCCAGTCATAACTCTTATGAACAAACACCAGTCACAGATACTGAGGATATGAAAACCCCTGGAATTTAATCAGATGTCTCTGAGACTCCAAACAGTTGTAATGTGACATCTTCTTGGACAGGCTTCTGAAACATCTCATCATTCAAAACTGTGTTCAGTTCTAATAAATTAGGAAAAGTCATGAAGTATCAAGCTAACATAAAGTCTGGTTTTTGATCTGGTTCTGGTCCTCAGGAACCTAAACAGAAAACCAGGGTTAAAGTGATCCTCAGAGGATACATATTTAATTTTCCATAAAAACCAATCAAATGTCCAGCAATGTCCCATGAGATGAATCAGAGCGACAATACTCTAAATGCACCAACAGAGGGTGCTGAAAGACAGGCCAAGCAGACTGGAAAGGTTGTCATAGGAAATTCTGATTGTTGCAGTTgttctttaatctttaatcaaAGTACCAGAGTCCTTATTTTGGTTCTTCAGCATAAAGTAAACCATCAGCCACCAACTGTGTCTCCCTGCCAGTCAACTCAGTGGTGCAGgagtcatccatccatcaagcTCAACTATTGtggtgtgactgtgactgtgtggtgaAAGACAGCAGCTGGCGCCACCAAGTGACAGGAGCATCTGCCTGCCCTCCCCTggccatttttgttttgtttgtttgtcttagCATTTTACAAGactttctgtgcatgtgtgcatgagttGATGTTCAGCCCCCTTGTGAGCACAGTGCGCCCTCTCTGCTCTTTTGATTGTTATAGTTGACACTTTGAACTATTTAACAAAATGATCAACATCAGCACTACAGACATTCATTAGGGGTAAGAGGTCATCTTCatcagtttcctcctcttcatgaACCTGCTGGTAGCTGCACCTTACAGCCAGTCCACTATCAAGTATTCTGCAAAGGTAGATGGGCATGGACAAGACACAAGACACTAAGCTGTTCTTTAATGTCACACTAAAGTCATAGAttctacagtgtgtgtataagaaTTGCTGCTCTAATTAATCTAATGTAAATTTTGGTATTGACAGATAAATATTGTTTGTACCTTATGGGTATATTTGCCACAGTGGTCATGATTCTAGAAATGATGAAGACGAGCCCAGGAAACCAGCTCAAAGTGTGCAGGTAAATCTTGATGTAAAGCAGCTGTAGCCAGCACTGGAAACTTTCAGAGACAGCTGCAGTGACGTGAGGACAGTACCTGCAGGAGAGAGTGATCCAGATGACACTTACTGTACTTCTGATCGTCAGAGCTCCACTGGACAAATACTGAATGTGATTACAGGTAGGGAGCAGACATGGCACATTCAAGGAGCCATGTTAGATATCAGTTTGGGAACCACCGGTAGAGCACAtatgcagagtgtgtgtgtactgactAATAATAAAGAGGGGTTTACCATATGAGGAGCCACGCACTTGTTGGGACAAAAGAGATCAGATGATTGGTGTGGGCATCAGGGAGAACAACATCAGAGAACGGGCTGAGGAGAATAAACTGTAAGTGTTATGGCATATAGAGTACATATACactctgaaaaataataataagttatAATGCAACTAACAACTAAGTTACTGTGAAAAGAACACTGAAAGGCAGAATGCAAACAGTGGCTTATCTACACATCCAGCAGAAACTGAGCAACATGAACATTCATTTCGAGCCACGTATGTCTGCACCTGATGAATGTCAGTCCAGTTATTCATTCTCCTTTTAGCTGTGGTCAAATACAGCATTACTTGACTGGCTGTGAAACTGGACTGGACTCTCAGGGCTAAGGTGGTTCAAGTCATATCCTCAATGCTGGATTCCCTGAGGCTCAATCTAATCTATTGTCTATTTAGAAACATTATGTCACATCATGAGgtactgtgctgcagctgtttgggGAAGGGGGGGCCTTTGGCTCTCTGTACCTACATGTTTGGATTTAGTTTTGATCATATCTAATCAATAGAAACCAATAAGTGCCATGGTTTTACCAATGTAGAACATGTACGTGGTGGTGACAGAAGTCATGAGGCCTAAATGCCTAAATGCTTTTTATTGGGCTCAAAAAATTCTCATGTCTTCAGTATGTAGAATACTTCCGCAATTTAGTATTGCTCTCTTTTAAAGCTTGACACTTGTGAGAGACTGGTCAAAACTGAGCAGTACAgtcttttgtcatttgttacacaactatttctgtcactcttCATGTGTAGAAATGAGTGGAACACTACAAATGCCGACCAGGACAGGCTGATAGTGTGTGTCACTAtccactttttaaaacaatattgcATCTTCCCTCTCCTCAGATAATTTGACTATTTCCTCACCTGTGCCACACTCCAGTGGAGAGGCTCCATCAGCTGAAATGAGACCAGGATGTTCTTAGCTCCAGAAACAGCAGCACCATACAGGATTCCTGCCACCCACAGCACCACAATGTTCACTACCTGTGTGCTGTGGTCAGACACTGTCTTTGTATAACAGTATaacagctgcagtgtaatctTTTTAGTGTCATATAGTCTTTCTTTATCCATTCAGAGTTTTGTAATGTCCTGATACTGTCTTACCTCTGCTATACAGGTTATCTACATGCAGATCTGCAGCCAGAGGATGTTCATCATACTGTGTCTACCCATTACATGTTTGGAAATAGCTAATACCACAATGTAAAGGTTAAAACTACTGATCACATCATCATGTAAATAATATGTCAGTGACCCAGTGTTATGAGCTacagttgaaatgttttgttgaacCATCCAAAATGATCAAATCTTGCATTTCTTTAGAAAAACCATTGTTTACATGTATATGCTATTAAACTGTCCAAACTCACAGTGCATCTCTTCAGTTACAAAACATGCTGGTCCTCAAGAAAATGATTGAATGTATTGGTGCTATTAAGAActggcagcagctcagagaaaaCTTCCGACGGCAGCATATTTTGTACAGTTACACAATTTTGTATTCTTGTAGCAGAAGAGGAGCCGAGGTCTCAAACTGCCAGCCCTGGATCCAGATTCAGCCTCTGACACCATCTACTTAATGAAAATACACTGGTACATCCACCTGTAGCTGTCAGCTATTTTCAGTCTCAGGATCATGTTTCATACCAATTTATGAATGAATACCAGGCTTATGCTGAAATAGAGATTAAAGTCAACAGACAAGCAAccatataacacacacagacacagagatacTCACCTCAAGGAAGAAAACGGTGTACAACACACAGAATGCAAAGAGTAGTAAACACACCACCATAGTCATGACTCCTGGTCTCAAGCTGACAGTGGTGAAATCAAAGTGTCCAGATGCCACACAGCCCACCACACCTGCAATCCCATTGGTCAGCTCAGCCGTCATCATGAGTTTGGAGCAGTCCTGTTCAGCAGAGTTCAGAGACAGCCTCTCAAGCCTTTATAGGCTAACTTAAGAAACAGCTGGACATTAGACAAAGAGATGCATATCATGTCATAccatgacatttgttttcagtttaaatatttcagatatttaactgcagtaaaacaatgtggtaaaaacaaaccagaatcaTTTCTGAGGGGTTATTTAACTCATGGGCCACGACTTTaaccttttctctttcagtgtcCATTATGTGTTAATAACCAGGTATTTTGAGcaataacattttgattttaagaTTTCACCTCTGTACAAGGTCCCATCTTTTAATATATGGTAAAGGTAAACATAAACTTGCCTCCTCTGTagtttgttgctgcagtgctgtgactgacatgagTTCAGATGTTTTTCACCATGGTCGTTTTCCCCAACTAAAACCCATTTTCTGAATTTGATCAAAATCTCTCCTCACACCTGACATGTATTTCTCACGAGATACTTAAGTAAGAAAAGGATGCCATCATTTAAGTGAAGATTTTCTACCTAATTTTATGCCCTTACCAGGGCTCTACCAGCAGAAATACTACATTATAAAACTGTTCAGACACAAATTCATGAATCCCTACCAGTTAACATTACCTGTACCATAGACCAAGCCTGAGTAAGCAGCCTAATGTAGGActtctgtgaaataaaatcaaaatcaaagccATCACTTTTGTAATCAAACCCACTTTTATTGGTTGTCTGTTACAAAGCCTACAGAGCATGAAGGGCCTTCCAGCGGGTCAGAGGGCCTCTGCTGGGGATGTACTTCACCCCGCAGCCATCTGGGATCAGACGCTTCTCAGCCATCATGTCATCGAAGTCGCAGGCATTGAACTTGGTGAAGCCATACTTCTTGGAGATATGGATCTGAAGGTGGGACCAATGACAGAAGTCAACTCAggcatttaagaaaaaaaaaaacaacaacaaacaactgcaAATGGCTGAATAAACTTTAGAGTAAAGGCCTGTGAAAGGCCCAGTATATGCATTTTGTCTCAGTGGTCCCTTAAAGCACTCAGCACCTCCCAGCTGAGGACATACACAACCAAAGAGTCACTGTCTGCAGCCTTTGCACACCAGAACCGCACTGGAGCAGAACTGGTCGGCTTAATAAGCTGCAGAGCTGTGCTATCACAGTGACCTTGCATGTATTTcatgacacaaacagatgaCGTGGTCCTTTACCTTCTGGCGTCCAGGGAACTTGAACTTGGCTCTGCGCAGAGCCTCGACCACGTGCTCCTTGTTCTGGGCCTTGGTACGCACAGACATGATCACCTGACCAATGTGCACACGGGCCACGGTGCCCTGGGGCTTACCAAAAGCACCGCGCATTCCAGTCTGGAGCCTGACAACCAGAAGGAGGAGATAAGAGTACAAAATTACCCAATGAAGAACATGTAAGATGATCATCTGAAAAAGCTTAAGGAACACAAAACACTACAGAAACTTATTCAACAGCAAAGTActtatttttaaacacaaagcAACTCTAAATCACATTGCTTTCTTTTGACAGCTCACAGTCAAACTAAATGATCATGGATACCCATGATCATTTGTGTCCATCAGATCCCAAAGCCACCATCTACACATAGACAGGTTCTCACCTATCAGCTCCAGCGCAGGATAACATTTTGTTGATACGGATGACATGGAAGGGATGCAGGCGCATACGGATGTGGAAACCATCCTTACCGCAGGTCTTCACCATGTACTTGTTAGCACAGATACGGGCAGCCTCCAGAGCTGAACAGGACATGGACAGCATTTTAAGAACAATTAATGgatgattcatttttatatatacccgtttatgtgctgctgttttattagattatttctTTCAAGAGTGTTAGCGTAAGTATATTCACAGGTGTCTGTATTCATTCAAATTTATCACTACAGCGTGTTTGACAACTGTAATACACCCTGCTGTaacaacaaatgcaaaaactCTCTCCAAAAACTTGTAGTGGCAAACAAATTTGACTAATTCAGGACTAAGTGTTTCccaccagaaaaataaaactcctcCATAACAGGTTACAGGTCAGATGAGCATCTCTGtgtttaagataagataatcctttattagtcccacagcagggaaatttacattgttatagcagcagcagggattgaaaaagttagaaaaaggaataaatagTAGTAAAATACCAGACAAGATATAAGAAAgattataaaaatatgaacataacagtataaacaggacaatgtaataaaaatataaacaaaagaacaatataCACAGCACTATATACAAAGAAACAGattgaactaaatacagatattgcacattttgaaatggtaCTGCACACAGTGAGTGTCACAGTGGTTCCTTGATTTCTCACCTTCTGAAGACAGCTGCTCGTACTCATCAGAGACCATGTGGCCACACAGGGGGAACTCATCTACCTTAGCCTTCTTCCTGCCCAGGTCAAAGATCCTGATCTTGGGATCTACAtacaagaaaaaggaggaaattgAAAGAGgcaagaggaaagaggagagaacaggGGGAAAAATTAACCAcaaaaaattaaacactgaTGGATACTCCTTCAGGAAATGGCAAACATACTAATTACATAATACAAAACTACCTGTGTAAAAGTTCTAAAATCATGCcatcacagaaacatttaaGAGTGTTTAAGGTCTACTACAACATTATTTAGATCTGAGACACTGATATCAGTGTGATCAgtagcacacagagagagatggcagTGGATTACTGATTATCACTGGATGGGCCAACATTATCATTTTGTCTCAGTGGTCCCTTAAAGCACTCAGCACCTCCCAGCTGAGGACATACACAACCAAAGAGTCACTGTCTGCAGCCTTTGCACACCAGAACCGCACTGGAGCAGAACTGGTCGGCTTAATAAGCTGCAGGATTATCAATAGCAGACCACTGTGAATCACTCTGAAGTCAAACCAGCGCTGTAACGAAATCTGGCAGCTACAATTTCAAACAGACAAGACTTTGAAAGATTACTACATCTAGTAACTTAACTGCAAAACTAGCTGCACTGACCACTCTACCTGACTTCCTACATTTTTAAGACAACACTGATGTTGAGGAAAGAGCTGAGAGCTTACCAGGCACACCCCTGCAGAAGCGGGACTTGGGGTAGGGCTTGTTCTTGCAGTAACGGTAGCTGTGGGGACAAAGAGTTAAATTGAACCATTTACCTACACAAACCACTGACTCACATTTGCTGCTGCTATAATGCTCTCTGAAGGATTAGGATTGTTTCTTACGGTCAACAAACCACATTAAAAATCCCAAAGCCTGGATGCTGcagttttgaaaacattttagccAAACACTGGGAAATGGTACATTTTCTCAGGACTATTTCTACAGTAAGACTGACTGGTACTCTAATGAGTATCTGAGGCAGTAGGACAGTGTGTATAGGACTGGCTCAAAATAAtctatagtgtgtgtgtgtgttcatgatgaTGAAGGAACAGGTCAACAAGTGCAACAATGTGGatcactgatgtgtttgatgGTTTTCATGACACAGAAGAATAAGATATCAGGCTTTCACACACAGGCAACACTCATTGGTAGGTTTTGACCTTCctgggggatttactgacagTCAGAAAACTTAGAATATCGAGTAACGTGCAAAAACAAAGCTGGGAATAACATACAGAGCTCAATAGAAAACGATATGAGGTATATCTACAGAGAAAAGGTGAGACTGGGTAAGCTAGCGCTAGCATTATGCTAGTTACCGTTAGCTCAACAAGTTAGCGCTTTGCATGAATGACATGACATTATGACAGTCTGGATAAAGACAGATATTCACTGCAGCTAACACTGGCAGCTAAAATAAAGAGCGTCGTTTTTAATGCGACAGTTAGCAGCCCATCTGTCAGAGAGGCTGCCGGCATACTGGCTCTGTGCACATGGTGCGGACCGCAGCCGCTGCCATTTTCCTCTGACCTGGACTGATCTGGCCTGTTCTAAAACCATCTAACTGAGGTCTTACCAGCGGGCTGGTCGGCGGCCCATGGTTGTGATCTGtagaaaaatcaataaaaatgtgttattttaataaatCGGCGCTAAAATTTCgaaaaactgactttaaatcTGTCTATTTTCTGGAGAGCCGAAGAAAACGCGCTCCCACCACGCACTCACCTAATGGAGGAAAGGAAGATGAGGCGACTTCCGCTTCGTCATATGGACGAGAGTTGTCTGAGGAAAATATATCTTACAtttattatcacattatttTTGCTTCAGCATGCATTTGTTGAGATATAAAAGGGtcaaatttaataaaaaatatttaaacgTATCgttgtaaaaaaaattgattGCGTTTCACACGGGTGAAGTGAATGCTGGGAAGTGTAGTTTTAAACGGTGATGCGCgacagcagaaataaaatgcagagtGACAGCTACCTTTCATGTTACAGTAGAAACATTGTAATGGCTCCATGATTTCATGTTTAAACAAGCTCCAAAAATCTGTGAAACGTGTATTTAACCACTTTAGGTCCAACTGTTGatattaataacatttaaatcCTGCAgagacatgtcaaaatgtcctcagtgAGAGAGGCCTATCAGTACAGATAGAattttctccatctccttttcATTGTAGACCTTTGGAGatgtcacagcagctgtgtaATTACCAACATTAATGTTTACTATTGCCCCATCTCAAGCTTCCAGTGATAGGCAGCAGGCTAAGTACATGTATGTCACTTGGTATCTCTACCCTGCTACATTTTAGGTTACAGtagaaaaatatgaaacattagaaacatcGTAGTGTTTCCTCTACTGTACCCATTTAACAACTATACGTATAGTTAGTTGTTTTTTAGATGAAGAGTCttcatataaaatgtcatcattcAATTAGATTTACTTTGATCAACCTCAACATGGAAATACTGCTTAAATTTTAAAGCATTGATAATGGGCCTATTGAtccaataataaaacaatatgttacctatattttaaatttgatgGCAGTACTTTTGTACTTAATGCTTATTTTACCttgtaattgagtatttttgtggtgtgttgtaggtctttttcacagcagacattttgacaaataacattaaaaatcattCCATTTTATGTGTCATAGTCCTaccacagtgtgacagtgagctaGCATGCACAGTAACAGGACCCTAAACATGAAGCACCTACATGGAACTCAGGCATCATTCATTCTATTATTTATACCTGCACTATTCTTACtatgacatgacaaaatgtaacattttgaggtactttacttgagttctttcattttatgctaCATTTGAAAACTATAGTTACTGTTAGTTTGCAGATTAAAAtgttacatacaaaacacatgagcagtttataaaatatgaaacactgaTTTTGAATAAACTACCAAGCAGtgtaaaacaattaaaatcagCTAAAGACTGACTACTTACAACATGGAAAAACTGCTTACATGTTAATGCAATAATACTATTGATCCATTGgtataataataacagtatatCGCTCACTCTGTATGATGAGAACCTCTGAATTCAAAGTTGATTCTTGATTCAGCTTTCAATACTGTGGTTTTGCTACTTTTGCGTGAATACCCCTTTCACCACTGTAAGTGTCTTAGTAAGCCAGTCTAGTGAGCCAACACGCACAACACCACAGCCCTGGTATAAACTCACCTAAATTGAATACTGGTGCTATTAATATAATTGATTACAC of the Lates calcarifer isolate ASB-BC8 unplaced genomic scaffold, TLL_Latcal_v3 _unitig_1243_quiver_1345, whole genome shotgun sequence genome contains:
- the LOC108887522 gene encoding 60S ribosomal protein L10, coding for MGRRPARCYRYCKNKPYPKSRFCRGVPDPKIRIFDLGRKKAKVDEFPLCGHMVSDEYEQLSSEALEAARICANKYMVKTCGKDGFHIRMRLHPFHVIRINKMLSCAGADRLQTGMRGAFGKPQGTVARVHIGQVIMSVRTKAQNKEHVVEALRRAKFKFPGRQKIHISKKYGFTKFNACDFDDMMAEKRLIPDGCGVKYIPSRGPLTRWKALHAL